In Dehalococcoidia bacterium, the sequence AAAAGAAAATTTGAAAGCCTTTTTTCACCACCTGTTCGAATTATCATATCAGGATCAGGATAATCTTTACTCATCAGATTTGAAGAAAAAATTTCCTCATCTATAGAGATAATTTTTTTTTGTATAATTTTATTAACTGCATTTATAATTTCGTTTCTGGCGCCATAATTAAATGCTATTGACAGAAAGAATTCATTGTTGTTTTTAGTTAATTCCTCAGATTTTTTTATTTTTTGAATCATTTCAGTTGATAAGTTTTTCTTGTCACCCAAATGAGTTATATTTATATTATTTTGACTTAGTTCTTCTGATTCCTTAATTATTACCTCAAGAGCTAAATTCATTATGAAATTTACCTCTTTCAAAGGTCTATTCCAATTTTCAGTTGAAAAAGCAAAAAGAGTAAGATATTTAACTCCAAGTTTTTTTGCCATAAGAGTTATAGATTTTATATTTTGATAACCCTTAATATGCCCCTCTGACCTATCTAGATGTTTTTCTAGAGCCCATCTACCATTTCCATCCATAATAATAGCTAAGTGTTTGGGGACAGAATTATTATCAGACATAATTATACTTG encodes:
- the uppS gene encoding polyprenyl diphosphate synthase — protein: MSDNNSVPKHLAIIMDGNGRWALEKHLDRSEGHIKGYQNIKSITLMAKKLGVKYLTLFAFSTENWNRPLKEVNFIMNLALEVIIKESEELSQNNINITHLGDKKNLSTEMIQKIKKSEELTKNNNEFFLSIAFNYGARNEIINAVNKIIQKKIISIDEEIFSSNLMSKDYPDPDMIIRTGGEKRLSNFLLWQAAYAELYFEDKFWPDFKINDLERIISNYSLRKRNFGN